A single genomic interval of Helianthus annuus cultivar XRQ/B chromosome 6, HanXRQr2.0-SUNRISE, whole genome shotgun sequence harbors:
- the LOC110932786 gene encoding uncharacterized protein LOC110932786: MWCHLFVQTLTGAARLWFDNLPVGKITSWIDLREKFLVHFSQQRRYIRDTADVMNIWRHDDESLEGFITRYNKEVLEIGDVHEQLIRTQFKYAARCDDMVKVLSGTEGLPKSWENLMAAAKVYAQMEKNLNTNRPPPPHSRPSDLSSSSGRKFKKGWRDSSSGNYPSEDARATINKLAAQREAKQENRERQWTPLTKTPAEVLSMEDYQFKPPPPMKNKRGQDPSQYCEYHKDNGHTTINCICLRTEIEKALKSGELTHLLQNVRKEIKQITRGEEGPSKKA, from the coding sequence ATGTGGTGCCACCTTTTCGTTCAGACCCTTACAGGCGCCGCAAGGCTTTGGTTTGACAACTTGCCCGTGGGAAAAATCACGTCATGGATAGACTTGCGCGAGAAGTTTCTAGTTCATTTCAGCCAGCAAAGGCGATACATCCGCGACACGGCAGATGTAATGAACATCTGGCGCCATGATGATGAAAGTTTGGAAGGCTTTATTACCCGCTATAACAAGGAGGTACTCGAAATCGGGGACGTTCACGAGCAGCTGATCCGCACCCAATTTAAATATGCAGCCAGGTGCGATGACATGGTAAAAGTCCTGTCTGGAACAGAAGGACTCCCGAAGAGCTGGGAAAACTTAATGGCGGCGGCTAAGGTCTATGCGCAAATGGAAAAGAACCTCAATACCAACAGGCCGCCACCACCGCACAGCCGACCCTCAGATCTAAGCTCAAGCAGCGGAAGAAAATTCAAGAAAGGCTGGCGCGATTCAAGCTCAGGGAACTATCCATCAGAGGATGCACGGGCCACAATCAATAAGCttgctgcacagagagaagctaaACAAGAGAACAGGGAGAGACAATGGACTCCCCTAACCAAGACACCTGCAGAGGTTCTAAGCATGGAGGATTACCAGTTTAAACCTCCGCCACCCATGAAGAACAAACGTGGACAAGACCCGAGTCAGTATTGTGAATACCACAAAGACAACGGGCATACTACTATAAACTGCATCTGTTTGCGCACAGAGATAGAGAAGGCACTTAAGAGTGGTGAGCTCACTCACCTACTACAAAACGTGCGCAAAGAGATAAAGCAAATCACTCGAGGCGAAGAAGGCCCGAGCAAAAAAGCGTAA
- the LOC110932787 gene encoding pinin-like produces the protein MDNESLKQLGRYHPKHPEPKTKVEFFGFIKDKNYQDPDPVNHQNQRNEEEMKEAGYADELKILEKFKDSRNEWFVKEEKKKKSRKSTPRVQAKEGSSSQPKKRQKKNVETMLVDEPDEEEPVTNVEGNQESDIDDVLKNIDYNLEADKVVDEGVGVDEDKSSSSSESKVDETERMRRIQAEIAKEKQLKRKRREEKDDDVYVPSPEHVTESQTPPSGGRKKASARKNVVSPRAVRKKLILRLPKRTPKAKQSQPPSSLPEPSPHQSPPKQPTPPRQPIPHQSPFHLSPLHQSPPHLSPPHQTPIQEHRILTSQQIFQTPPPTQPHVQLTPGSSGLNIFQVFQGILVLMRLEISDLQMMSK, from the coding sequence ATGGATAATGAATCTTTGAAGCAGTTGGGTAGATATCATCCAAAGCATCCAGAGCCAAAGACAAAAGTTGAATTTTTTGGTTTCATTAAAGACAAAAACTATCAAGATCCAGATCCAGTCAATCATCAGAACCAGAGGAATGAGGAAGAGATGAAAGAAGCTGGTTATGCTGATGAATTGAAAATTCTTGAAAAGTTCAAAGATTCAAGGAATGAATGGTTTGTgaaagaggagaaaaagaagaaaagcagAAAATCAACTCCACGAGTTCAAGCTAAGGAGGGTTCTTCATCACAACCTAAGAAACGTCAAAAGAAGAATGTGGAAACTATGTTGGTCGATGAACCAGATGAAGAAGAACCAGTGACAAATGTTGAAGGAAATCAGGAATCTGATATTGATGATGTGTTGAAAAACATTGATTATAACTTGGAAGCAGATAAGGTAGTTGATGAAGGAGTTGGTGTTGATGAAGATAAGAGTTCTTCTAGTTCTGAATCTAAAGTTGATGAAACAGAGCGTATGAGGAGAATTCAAGCTGAAATTGCAAAAGAAAAGCAGCTTAAAAGAAAGAGAAGAGAGGAGAAAGATGATGATGTGTATGTTCCATCTCCTGAACATGTGACAGAATCTCAAACGCCTCCatctggtggtagaaagaaagcaAGTGCTAGGAAGAATGTAGTTTCTCCAAGAGCTGTAAGAAAGAAATTGATTTTGAGGTTACCTAAACGTACACCAAAAGCAAAACAAagtcaaccaccatcatcactaCCTGAACCATCACCACATCAATCACCTCCAAAACAACCTACACCACCAAGACAACCAATACCACATCAATCACCATTTCATCTATCACCACTACATCAATCACCACCACATTTATCACCTCCACACCAAACACCTATCCAAGAACACCGTATTCTTACTTCTCAACAAATTTTTCAAACACCACCACCCACTCAACCACATGTACAACTCACTCCCGGATCTTCAGGATTAAACATTTTCCAAGTGTTCCAGGGAATATTGGTCTTGATGAGATTGGAGATTTCGGATTTGCAAATGATGAGCAAGTAA